A DNA window from Streptococcus mutans contains the following coding sequences:
- the dnaG gene encoding DNA primase, translating into MVVDKEKIKEIKDSINIVDVIGEVVSLSRSGRNYLGLCPFHKEKTPSFNVIEDRQFFHCFGCGRSGDVFKFVEDYRNISFLESVQVLAERSGINVTLQDKSQEVKKEHPHQKLFNINGDANKFYQAVLKTTKVGETARQYLYERGLTDELITYFKIGLAPNEYDYLYQAMLKKYDEDTIINSGLFNLSDSNSIYDAFRNRIMFPLTDEFGHIIGFSGRIWTEEDTSKKLAKYKNTRSTIIFNKSYELYHLDKAKTAAKKEHELYLMEGFMDVIAAYRAGIPNAVASMGTALTPEHVKHLRKFTKKVILTYDGDKAGQNAIAKSLDLLSNMAVEIVRIPGQMDPDEFIKENSEEELEKLLKQARISSAEFWIEHLKPENIDNLQAEIDYVEKIAKVIAASPSITAQNTYINKVAEFLPDFDYLQVEQAVNNERLQTRSQISEQESANQQVLIDLPVTKQLTALTKAESQLFHRLLHHDYLLNEFRNRAHFKFTTPELQELYQILKTNGEINAYDLSQLSNQLQETYYRVLEENLPEEIAEDEIKQIEDQIDKCLQRQEMRKQSKAIRESSNHGDVDTAVEGLAALIAQKRNME; encoded by the coding sequence CTGGTTGTTGATAAAGAGAAGATTAAAGAAATCAAAGACAGTATCAACATTGTTGATGTTATTGGTGAAGTTGTTAGTCTTTCACGCTCTGGTCGTAATTATTTAGGACTTTGTCCTTTTCACAAAGAAAAGACCCCTTCTTTTAATGTTATTGAAGATCGTCAATTTTTTCATTGCTTTGGTTGCGGCCGCTCAGGAGATGTTTTTAAATTTGTTGAGGATTATCGTAACATTAGCTTTCTGGAAAGCGTTCAGGTTTTAGCTGAGCGTTCAGGTATTAATGTTACTCTTCAAGATAAGAGTCAAGAAGTTAAAAAGGAACATCCACATCAAAAACTTTTTAATATCAATGGAGATGCGAACAAATTCTATCAAGCTGTTTTGAAGACAACGAAAGTTGGAGAAACTGCACGGCAGTATCTTTATGAGAGAGGTTTGACAGATGAACTTATCACTTATTTTAAGATAGGTTTGGCTCCCAATGAGTATGATTATCTGTATCAGGCCATGCTCAAAAAATATGATGAAGATACAATTATTAATTCAGGTTTGTTTAATCTATCAGATAGCAACTCCATTTATGATGCTTTTCGTAATCGGATCATGTTTCCTTTGACTGATGAATTTGGACACATTATAGGTTTTTCGGGACGGATTTGGACAGAAGAAGATACTTCTAAAAAATTAGCAAAGTATAAGAATACCCGCTCAACAATCATTTTTAATAAATCTTACGAACTTTACCATTTGGATAAGGCTAAGACTGCAGCTAAAAAAGAACATGAACTTTATCTTATGGAAGGCTTTATGGATGTTATTGCAGCCTATCGTGCGGGTATTCCTAATGCTGTTGCTTCTATGGGGACAGCGCTAACACCAGAACATGTTAAGCATTTAAGAAAATTTACTAAAAAAGTTATTTTGACCTATGATGGTGATAAAGCCGGACAAAATGCTATTGCTAAATCATTGGACTTGCTGTCTAATATGGCGGTGGAAATTGTTAGAATTCCCGGACAGATGGATCCAGATGAATTTATCAAGGAGAATTCAGAAGAGGAATTAGAAAAGCTGCTAAAACAAGCAAGGATTAGCAGTGCTGAGTTTTGGATTGAACATCTAAAACCTGAAAATATTGATAATTTGCAAGCGGAAATTGACTATGTCGAAAAGATAGCTAAGGTTATTGCTGCTTCACCGTCTATAACAGCTCAGAATACCTATATTAATAAAGTAGCTGAGTTTCTACCAGATTTTGATTATTTACAGGTTGAACAGGCAGTTAATAATGAGCGACTGCAAACGCGTTCACAAATCAGCGAACAAGAGTCAGCCAATCAGCAGGTTTTAATAGATTTGCCGGTAACTAAACAATTAACCGCTTTAACTAAAGCCGAGAGTCAATTATTCCACCGCTTACTCCACCACGATTACCTCTTGAATGAATTTCGTAATCGTGCTCATTTTAAATTTACAACGCCAGAATTACAAGAACTTTATCAAATTCTCAAAACTAACGGTGAGATTAATGCTTATGATTTGTCTCAACTTTCCAATCAGCTTCAGGAAACTTATTATCGTGTTTTAGAAGAAAATCTTCCTGAAGAAATTGCTGAAGATGAAATTAAGCAGATTGAAGATCAAATTGATAAGTGTTTGCAGCGACAAGAAATGCGCAAACAAAGCAAAGCTATTCGAGAGAGTAGCAATCATGGCGATGTAGATACTGCAGTGGAAGGATTAGCAGCCCTGATCGCTCAAAAAAGAAATATGGAATAG
- the mscL gene encoding large conductance mechanosensitive channel protein MscL: MIKELKDFLFKGNVLDLAVAVVMGAAFNAIITSLVSDVITPLFLNPVLKAANVKNIAQLSWNGVAYGSFLSAVINFLIVGTTLFFVVKAANKAVSLGKKQEEEAATEADPTEVELLADIKTLLEKQN, from the coding sequence ATGATCAAAGAATTGAAAGATTTTTTATTTAAGGGTAACGTCCTAGATCTTGCAGTAGCTGTTGTTATGGGGGCTGCTTTTAACGCCATTATCACTTCCTTAGTTTCAGATGTTATTACTCCCCTATTCCTTAACCCAGTTTTAAAAGCTGCCAATGTTAAAAATATTGCTCAGCTTTCATGGAACGGTGTTGCATATGGCAGTTTCTTAAGTGCAGTTATCAATTTTCTTATCGTTGGTACAACACTTTTCTTCGTTGTTAAAGCTGCAAACAAAGCAGTATCGCTTGGCAAGAAACAAGAGGAAGAAGCTGCAACTGAAGCTGACCCAACTGAAGTCGAATTACTTGCTGATATTAAGACGCTTCTTGAAAAACAAAACTAA
- the rpsU gene encoding 30S ribosomal protein S21, with product MSKTVVRKNESLDDALRRFKRSVTKAGTLQESRKREFYEKPSVKRKRKSEAARKRKKF from the coding sequence ATGTCAAAGACAGTAGTGCGCAAAAATGAATCACTTGACGATGCTCTTCGTCGTTTCAAACGTTCTGTAACTAAAGCTGGTACACTTCAAGAATCACGCAAACGTGAATTCTACGAAAAACCTTCTGTAAAGCGCAAACGTAAATCAGAAGCAGCTCGCAAACGTAAAAAATTCTAA